AGGTAGACTTAGAAAACTTAGAAATATGGCATCTAATGAAGTATTAAAAGAATTTAATACAATACATAACTTAATTAGCTATGTAGATGCACAGGGGGTATAAGAATGATTAATCACAAAACATGGGATGTATTTTTATTAGGAACTTTAGCTGAAGATGAATATGTTGAACAGGAAACAGGCCGTAGAAAAGGTATATTTATTAACAGCCAGAATGTCATACAATTCTTAATAAAAGTTATTTCACAAGAACCGGATAATTTTCCAAATGAACGGTTATTTACGGGCTATGCTACAGATTTGGAGCCTTATGGATTTGTTGATGATTTAACAAAAATGGATTACCAAAGAGAAGAAAATTTTGTGAATTTTATTAGCGACTTTGTCCTTGTTTTTAGTCCTGCCAAGAAAATGACTACATCACAAAATGAGGTATATCATGCTAAAGATCTACAATTAAAAAGAAAAGTTGATAGCCATCTCGACAACGACACTTTGGTTCCCTTACCAGTTTTTAGCCAACAAAAGCATGGATATGACTATGAGGAATTTATTCAGCGTTTGTTGTCCAAAAGGTATGTGGGAAAAGTAGATAAGCTCTCTATCGAGCAGAATGATACACCACAATATATTTTATGGAAAGACGATAATGGTTCATACAAGGTAGTTGGAGATTTTGATAATCACTCATATGCACATGGGGGTTTTTGTTTTACATATGCAGATCAATTAAGATTAACAAGCTTAACGGATGACTGGATCGATGAATCTTATGAAGTAAATGATTCTATTATTTTTATAAATATTAATATGTTTGATTCATTGGAAGATCTGTTAAATCTGGATAATGCAGAAATTTTGGAACCAATAACTATTGCATCTGAAGAAGTTGCAGCTGCAGTTGCTGATCCTCCGGTACAAAAAGTAAGCGACTTAACGATGAACACCTTAAATACTTCTATATTGCCTGTTGATCATCAACCGATAGTAATAACTGATGAAACTGAGGACGAAGAGCATAAATTCATTGAACAGTTTATTCTTGTTACACGCGATAATGGGTTGCAGTATGAAGAAAAAGATTTAATTAATTTTCATACCGCAATGAAAACTTCTAATCTTGTTATTCTTCAGGGAATGAGTGGGACCGGGAAATCAAGATTGGTTTCCTCCTACGCAAAGGCACTCCAGATTCATAATGATGAGCAGCTAACCATTATACCTGTACGTCCTGCCTGGAGTGATGATGCAGACTTAATTGGTTATGTAGACTCCATGCACATGGTCTATCGACCAGGTGATTCCGGTTTGGTTGATACATTAATTAATGCATCCAAAGAAAGAAATAAGTTGTTTATTATAGGATTTGATGAAATGAATCTTGCCAGGGTAGAACATTATTTTTCTCAATTTCTATCTGTACTTGAAATGGAACAAGGTCGACGCGTATTAAAGCTTTATAATGAGAGCCTTGAAAACCGTCTTTACAATTCAGCCCAGTATCCTTCTTCTATTCCAATAGGAGAGAATATTATGTTTGTTGGGACTGTTAATATTGATGAATCAACTTATCACTTTTCTGATAAGGTGCTTGACCGCTCAAATGTTATTTCATTAAACGTGCTTCCTTATGATCAATTGAGAGAAATAAAAGAGGAACGGAAAAGAAATGACAGTTATGATAAAATCTCCATTCAGGCATTTAGTGGGTTTAAAAACAACAGCCAGGTTTTGCAACTTACAAGTGAAGAAACTGATTTACTTTGGGAACTACACACGGAATTTCAAAAAATTACTGTTAATATGGGGATCGGCCCACGTGTTGTGAGACAAATTGATATGTATCTAAAAAATTTACCACATAGTCTTTATTTAAATAGAAGACAAGCCTTTGATCTACAGCTGGTACAGCGTATTTTAACAAAAGTAAGAGGGCCGGAAGAATTCTTAAAAAATTTAATTGGGACTTACAATATAGAAACAGATGAACTCTCTGAAAGTTTATTAAGTGATATTTTATTGAAAAATAATAATGTATCTGATTTTGAAAAAACATTTAAAATTTTAAAGCATAAAGCGAAAGAGTTGAAAGTTAATGGATACACTTTCTAATCTCCCATTTATACTGGAATTTAATATTGGAAATAAACTTCCTAATCGAATTGTAGACTTTTATAGTGATGAAAACTCTGTCTCTGAAGATACTTTGTTAGAAATTACTGAAAATGTACCAGTAGAAGTTCTTTTTAAAAGTGAACATGAAGATTCAAAATTATTTTTTGAGGGTCTGGAGTCTATTCCAGAAAGGTTTGTCGAGGAGGAGGATGGAATACCTTATCTTGCGCCTGCTGAGTATCCTATTAAAATTTTTAAACAAGAATCTTACCCATTAATACCAGGAAAGTACCTATTGCGTGTGGACTGTCTGAGTATTAGTTATTACACTCTTGTAGCAGTAAAGCCTAATCGTGTTACGGAAGAACAGTGGGAGATAATGAAGGAAGAGGTTGAGGAGCAACTTTCGGGATTAGCACAAGATCTTATAAAAAGCAGAATGGGGTTAGTATATAAAGAGTTGAAAATGCTTGCTCCAAGGCAAATCAGTCAGTTTCTCATCCTTCAAAAACATTATGCAAAAGCACTTGCCGCTATTACTGATTTATATACGAAAGCAAACTATAGGATCAAGAAGAATTATCAAATGGTTCCTATTGAGAGGGTTAAAACAACTGATGAAAAGTCAGTAATTCATCGATTAAAATATCCTGAAAAACAGACCGAGCTTAAATCTCCAATTAACACATTTGAATATGATCTACCGGAAAATCGTTGGGCCAAAAAAATTGCTCAGTTTGTAATTATTAATTTGAAAGAATTTAATAATTTAGTTACAAGTTATGCAGAAAATATAAAGTTCGAAATTGACTATGAATTAAGGCCGTATGCTGAATTTCAAGAAAACACTAGGAACGTATTAATCGAAAAAGAAAAAGTACTATCAAAACTTGAAGAGTATTTAATTGTTACAAAAAAAATACAAAATGCTTTTCAAATGCTTCAGTCTGCTAAATGGTATCATGAAGTAAATGAACACAAGCCATGTCCTTTACCTCATGTTATGCAGCTAGATGCACGTTATAGAGTGCTTTACCAAATGTATAGAGAAATGAAGCAGGAAAAGCCTGAACTAGGCATTGATCCTATTTATGCTTTGCAATGGAAACGAACAGACAAATTATATGAAATCTGGGGATTTGTCCAACTCGTAAATGCAATTAAAGAGCTGGAGTTTAATCCGATAAACGGCTGGATATATAGTGGAGCGTTTAACCAACAAAAAAACTTAATACCGAATTTAAATGGTGGAACTACCATAACTTTTAGAAATGAAAAATTAATTCTCAAGTTAACATATGATGGAAAAATTCCTTATCAGCGGCAGGATACAGATCCTTTGAGTGAACCTTTATATATAAGTAGTAATAATAACCGTCCTGACTCCAGATTAGATGTATATGAGGAAGATATATATATTGGCAGCCTTATTATTGATTTTAAATATAGGTCAAAAAGAAGTGTATGGGATTTAGGGATCGTAAATACCAGTCATAAAAGCAAAACAATGTCTCAATTGTTAAGCTATGGGAGTTCATGTAAATCTATTCATTTATATGGTGCAAATAATGGTATAACCCACAATAACCCAATTCAAGAGGTATGGGCTATATATCCATCACAATACAATTCCAACCATCCTATAGAAGATTATGAGGATCATCATTTGCGTTTGATAAAGCTTAGTCCAATACACAATAAAGACTATTTGAAGACAGCTTTTCAAGAAGTAATAACAAAATTAATAAGCAGAAGAAATAAATAGAGATTTAGATGATTCACTTTGAAATAGCTCCCACCCAAGGGAGCTATTTCATTTAGTATGATTTAACATGTAAACGCATACAAAAACTTCTTGCTTTCTATCTTTAGTCATGCTAAATTATACCCAAGAACAAAAATCTAAACGTTTACATTATGGTTCAACCGGTCAACTAAGAATATTGCATATAAATTCTATTTTTTTCTGTATAAATCTAAACGTTTACATTTTAGGAGTTTTGTCCAATGGAAGGTAAAGCGAATATTCAGGATGTGGCCAGGCGGGCGAATGTGTCGATTGCGACGGTTTCTCGGGTAATCAATAACCAGGGCGGCGTGCGCAAGGTGACGGAGGAGAAGATCCTTAAGGCCATTCAGGAGCTCGGGTATATCCGCAATGCGGCGGCCCGCACGATGAAGAGCAAGGATACGAAGACGATTGGTGTCATTGTCCCTGACATCAGCAACCCGTTCTTTCCGCTCGTCATGGCTGGGATTGAACAGAAGGCCCGGGAGAAAGGGTACTTTGCCATTTTGAGCAGTACGAATGAGTCGCCGGTCGTGGAGGAAGAGATTCTGAAGAACTTCATCGAGCGCGGCGTGGATGGTGTCATCATTACGACGGCCAACGAGAACGGCGACCATCTAAAGCAGCTTCACGAGCAGGGCATTCCGATGGTGGCGGTCGACCGCAGTATTCAAAGCTATGATGTCGATACGGTGCTGGTGGATAACGTGAAGGGCTCGTACCAGGCGGTTCAGCACATGATCCTTCAGGGGCATGAGAAGATCGCAATCATATGCGGTCCGCAGAACACGACGCCGGGGCGTGAACGGTTCATCGGCTACAAAAAGGCACTCGAAGATTACAACTTGAAGCTGGACGAGCGTTACATCTTTCAAGGGGACTTCGGAGAGCGAAGCGGCTATCAGGCGGCTCACGAGTTTTACTCCCAGAACGACCGGCCGACCGCCATCTTCTCGTCCAACAACTTGATGACGACCGGGTGTGTGAAAGCCATCGGTGATCTGGACTGGAAGCTTGGCGAGGAAATCTCGTTTTTCGGCTTTGACGATGTGGATATTGCCACGTTCCTGAACCCGAAGCTCAGTGTTGTTTCACGTCCGATGAATGCGGTAGGGGAGATTGCGTTTCAGCTCCTGCATGAACGAATCCATTTTAAGGGTGAGATGCCGAAGCGGGAGTACAATCTGTCACCGGAACTCATTATTCGTGATTCCTCCCGGCTGCGTTTTCCGAAAGGTGCACACACTGGACAATCTCTTAAAAAGTAAATGAGGCACTGGAGCAGGTCACTCTGTGCCTTCTTGTTACCGGTTATCTGTAAGCGCTTTAATAAAGGCTCTTTTCTCAAAGATTGTTGCTTTTGGAGTTTATTATATACTTCATTGCTAAGAGTTGATTGGAGTGCAAGGTGCGAGACTCCTGCGGGAGTAGCGTGACAGGTGAGACTAGGTAGGCGTTTACGCCGGTCACAGGCTCACCGCACGCTCCGCGGAAAGCGAGCGGCCTGGAACGGAAATCAACGGCCCACAAGTGCAACAAAGATTAAGAAAACAGCCTTAATAAACTAAAAGTTAGAAAAGGGGATGTTACACATGAAGAACAACCAATTGATTCAACTGCCGGACGGTTACTTGAACCGCACACCGATTTTCCAGTTTATCCTTGTTTCCATGCTGTTTCCGTTATGGGCGGTTGCGGCGAGCTTGAACGATATTCTCATCGCGCAATTTAAACATGTGTTTGAATTGAGTGATTTCGCAAGCGCTTTCGTACAGAGTGCGTTTTACGGAGGCTACTTCCTCGTAGCGATTCCGGCGTCGATGGTTATTAAGAAAATGAGTTATAAGTTTGCGATCATGACAGGGCTTCTGTTTTATATCGTTGGCTGCTCGTTGTTTTATCCGGCGTCACACATGGGGACGTACACGATGTTCCTGTTTGCGATCTTCGCGATTGCGATCGGGCTAAGCTTTTTGGAAACAGCGGCCAATACGTACAGCTCGATGATCGGGCCGCGTCAATACAGCATTCTACGCTTGAACATTTCTCAAACGTTTTATCCGCTTGGTTCTATCGCAGGGATTTTACTCGGAAAGTACCTGGTGTTCCAGGAGGGGGCAAGCCTTGAATCACAGATGGCGAAGATGTCTCCGGCTGAAGCACAGGCATTTGGCTTGAAGATGCTGCAGCATACGCTTGAACCATATAAATATATTATTTTCGTACTGATTGCCATGTTTGTCTTGTTTGCCTTGACGAAGTTCCCGATCTGTAAGCCGGTTGCGAATCGTGCAAAGAGCGCAGAAAAGGCACCAGGAATCGGTCAGACGCTCAAATATTTGGCAGGCAACAAACGCTTCAAAAAAGGGATTGCAGCACAGTTTTTATATGTAGGAATGCAGGTAGCCGTTTGGTCGTTCACGATCCGTCTGGCACTTGATCTGAACCCGGATTTCAATGAGAGAACGGCTTCCAACTTCATGGTCTATAGTTTTGCGGGCTTCTTTGTCGGCAAGTTCATCGCGAACTTCCTGATGGCACGCTTCTCATCTTCAAAGGTCTTGTTCGGTTATTCCATTCTCGGATCGGCGATGCTGGCATATGTCATTCTCGTGCCGAACATGACGGCAGTTTACGCGGCCATCGTAGTAAGCATGCTGTTTGGACCTTGCTGGGCAACGATTTATGCTGAGACGCTTGAAGTGGTAGATAAGAAGTACACGGAAACAGCAGGGGCGATCCTGGTAATGTCGATCGTCGGTGGCGCGGTCATCCCAGCTCTTCAAGGGTACGCGTCTGACGCATTCGGCTCCATGCAGACGGCGTTCCTCGTATCGATGGCGTGCTTCGTATATGTCGGCATTTACTTCTTTGGTGAAATGAAGAAGCAAAAATCTGGAGTGAAGAAGACTGACGAAACGATCGAAGTGGCTCAGTAAAAATAGCAAACCTGCGTGGCAGCCGTTGCTGGCTGCCTGGACGGGTTAATTTAGCAGGAAAGGGATGCTAGAAATGAGAGGAACCATTGAACTTCAGCGCGAATTTTTTAAAGAAAGCAAAAAAGTAATCTATCGAGATCATGAATTTACAGCAAGCCTGTTCCGCTATCCGTCAGGGGTGGAGGCGATTGAGCTGACCAACTCACGGGGGCGAATGGTTGTGCTGCCGTATATGGGACAGATCATCTGGGATCTTGAGTTTGACGGTACAGATCTGAAGATGAAGAACATGTTCTCACAGCCGAAAAAGGTTAATGCGATCGTTGATACATACGGTTGCTTTGCGTTCCACTCCGGCTTGATCGCCAACGGCTGTCCTGGACCTGACGATGACCATGAACTGCACGGTGAAATGGCGTGTGCCGAGATGGACCGGGCATGGCTGGAAATCAGTGAAGAAGGAATCAGTGTTTGTGGGGAAACGGAGTATGTGAAAGGTTTCGGACATCACTATTTAGCGTCTCCGAGTGTTAAAATGATGAAGGAAAACTCATTCATTGAGATGAATATGAAGGTGAAGAACCTGTCAGGGTCCGGCATGCCGCTTCAATACATGTGCCACACGAATTATGCGTATGTGGATGGTGCAGAGATGAAGCAGAGCATTCCGGACGATTGCTTAGTGCTTCGGGAATCGATTCCAGCCCACGTGAAGCCGACCGAACAATGGCTGGCGTACAATAAAAAGCTGTTGAGCGGGGAAGAAACGCTGAACGTGCTGAACAAGCCGGAGATGTATGACCCGGAGATTGTCTTTTTTGCCGATAAGCTGGATGCCTACGGTGAGGAAGCAGAATTTGAGATGACGTCACCGGATGGCACGTCATTTTTCACGAAGTTCTCAACTGCGGAATTGAACCATGCGACGCGCTGGCTTTTGCATAACAGCGACCAGCAGGTAGGAGCGTTCGTCCTGCCTGCGACATGCCGGCCGGAAGGATTTTTGGCCGCAGAAAAAGCAGGAACATTGATCACGTTAGGTGCCGGGGAAGAGCGTTCCTTTACGGTCGTGACCGGGAAGAAATAAGGAGGAAGAAACATGGATATTGCAGTCATCGGATCCAACATGGTGGATCTCATTTCATACATTGATAAGATGCCGAAAGAAGGAGAAACACTTGAAGCGCCGGATTTTGAAATCGGATGCGGCGGAAAAGGAGCGAACCAGGCAGTAGCGGCAGCGAAACTTGGCTCCAACGTCATGATGGTTACGAAAGTCGGAGATGATTTGTTTGCCGACAACACGATCAACAACCTGGAGAAGTACGGCATTGATACGGAATTTACCGTCAAGGTGCCTGGTACCTCAAGCGGGGTTGCGCCGATCTTTGTGGACCCTGAGTCCAAGAACCGCATCCTGATCATTAAGGGAGCGAACCAGCATCTTTCACCAGAGGATGTGGATGGGGCGGCAGAAAAGCTGAAACAGTGCTCGCTTATCGTCCTGCAGCTGGAGGTTCCGCTACCAACGGTTTACCGTGCGATTGAGTTCGGAAACGAGCATGGGATTCCGGTGATCTTGAACCCGGCACCAGCTTCCAAGGAACTGGATTTTGAGTATGTTTGCAAAAGCGACTTTTTCATTCCGAACGAAAGCGAACTGGAAATCTTAACAGATATGCCGGTGGACACCGACGACCAGATTCGAGTGGCTGCCATGACCTTGATCGAACGGGGCGTGAAAAACGTGATCGTAACGATGGGAAGCCGGGGAGTGATGTGGGTGACAAAGGATGATGTTCAAACGGTAGCTTCACATAAGGTTGATGCAATAGACACAACGGGTGCCGGCGATGCGTTCATCGGCTGCTTCTCTCATTATTTTGTACAGAGCGGTGATGTGCTGGAGGCGATGAAAAAAGCGACGGCGTTTGCGGCATTAAGTGTGATGAAGCGCGGGACACAGACTTCATATCCAGGTTTGGAAGAAGTTGAAGAGTTTTTAAAAGAGAGAGTTTAAATTAAGAAAAAAGCAAGAAAAAGAAGGGAAGAACTTATCGTAAATCGAATTATTCCATGTTCTTATACTATTGAATAAGTAAGGTGAAAAATAGGAGGGAATCATGGGAAGATTAGTTCATTTTGAAATTCATGTAAGTGACATGGACCGTGCAAAGAAGTTTTATGGAGAGGTATTCGGATGGTCATTTCAGGATTGGAGTGAGTATGCAGGAATGCCTTACTTTGGAGCAGTAACTGGCGATGAGAGAGAACCTGGAATCAATGGTGCTTTGATGCAAAGGCAAAGTGCTTCCCCGGAAATCAACCAGGCGTTAAATGGATTTGCTTGTACAATGGGAGTGGAAGATTACGATTCCACGGAAGCTAAAATTATGGAGAATGGCGGCAAGGTGGCAATGCCCAAATATGCCCTGCCAGGAATGGCGTGGCAAGGATACTATATTGATACAGAAGGAAATATATTCGGAATTCATCAACCCGATGAGAATGCAAAATAGAATCTATGAAATTGAAGCAAGCACTATATCGGGTTTCTTAAATTAAATACGTAAACAAAGAAGCAGGTCCATTTTGGATCCTGCTTCTTTGTTCTATTATCCTCTTACACGGCTTATGAAGCTTTCAGTTCCTCTCCTACATCTGAAGGTTTCCTGCTGAATCGACTAATCCAGCCCTGCAGCTGTACCAACAAGTGCGGGTACGACCCATCCTAATCCTACAGAAGACAACGGCAGGAAGTCAGTCATCGTTTGAACAGGTTCCAGCTTCAGTCCAAACGCCTGTAACCCGCCGATGACGGCAAATACATCTGTAAATAAGAGGGCACTTCCGCGATCAACACGTCGTTAACGGATAAGCTGTGACAAGGACCGGCACTGAAACTTTAAGGATTGGGTTTAACCCCAGGTTTTAACAATTCAAATTATTTAATAGGAACGACTAGCACCTGTTACTTGAATATGACATATTATGCAGTAAACCCATGCTGACAAAAAGCACGGGTCTTTGGATAAGTTTAACTATCAGCAAATAAAGCTGGTGATAGGTGGACTTAGCAGGAAATAAAAAGAAAATATGTTTTCTTATTTGTTTCCGCTTAACGATTTAAATATATCATCACCTGGAGCAACAGGGGAAGAACAAGGAGCATCACCCTGCATAACACCAAACTCTGTTATTTCACAAATACTTATTACTAATTCTGTAAATGATATATAACCTGCCTGAAAACAACAACTCATCTTATCTGCATTCTTAAGGATAAGAACCGAATCGCACTTTACATCTTTTATAGTGCCGCGAGCTATATCGCCATTTCTTTCATAAACAACAACGAAGTCTCCTCTTCTTTTTTCTAGTTGTTCTGCCAGTTCTTCCACACAGTCACATTGACAATTTGATTTTTTATGGCTGCTTGACAAAGTACCCAACTCTCCCTTCAAGAGTAATGTAAATGAAATTTCTATATTCAGGATTCTTGCTTTTTGTTTCTATGTTTTATAGTTTAAAAGAAATTTCTATTTAAGATATTCAAGATTCATAGTTTTTGTTTGTATGCTTGTCTATTAAAACCAAAATCATTTAATAGATTCTAAAGAAAAATTGTAAAAAATGCCCATGA
This genomic stretch from Fictibacillus marinisediminis harbors:
- a CDS encoding McrB family protein; translation: MINHKTWDVFLLGTLAEDEYVEQETGRRKGIFINSQNVIQFLIKVISQEPDNFPNERLFTGYATDLEPYGFVDDLTKMDYQREENFVNFISDFVLVFSPAKKMTTSQNEVYHAKDLQLKRKVDSHLDNDTLVPLPVFSQQKHGYDYEEFIQRLLSKRYVGKVDKLSIEQNDTPQYILWKDDNGSYKVVGDFDNHSYAHGGFCFTYADQLRLTSLTDDWIDESYEVNDSIIFININMFDSLEDLLNLDNAEILEPITIASEEVAAAVADPPVQKVSDLTMNTLNTSILPVDHQPIVITDETEDEEHKFIEQFILVTRDNGLQYEEKDLINFHTAMKTSNLVILQGMSGTGKSRLVSSYAKALQIHNDEQLTIIPVRPAWSDDADLIGYVDSMHMVYRPGDSGLVDTLINASKERNKLFIIGFDEMNLARVEHYFSQFLSVLEMEQGRRVLKLYNESLENRLYNSAQYPSSIPIGENIMFVGTVNIDESTYHFSDKVLDRSNVISLNVLPYDQLREIKEERKRNDSYDKISIQAFSGFKNNSQVLQLTSEETDLLWELHTEFQKITVNMGIGPRVVRQIDMYLKNLPHSLYLNRRQAFDLQLVQRILTKVRGPEEFLKNLIGTYNIETDELSESLLSDILLKNNNVSDFEKTFKILKHKAKELKVNGYTF
- a CDS encoding DUF2357 domain-containing protein — encoded protein: MDTLSNLPFILEFNIGNKLPNRIVDFYSDENSVSEDTLLEITENVPVEVLFKSEHEDSKLFFEGLESIPERFVEEEDGIPYLAPAEYPIKIFKQESYPLIPGKYLLRVDCLSISYYTLVAVKPNRVTEEQWEIMKEEVEEQLSGLAQDLIKSRMGLVYKELKMLAPRQISQFLILQKHYAKALAAITDLYTKANYRIKKNYQMVPIERVKTTDEKSVIHRLKYPEKQTELKSPINTFEYDLPENRWAKKIAQFVIINLKEFNNLVTSYAENIKFEIDYELRPYAEFQENTRNVLIEKEKVLSKLEEYLIVTKKIQNAFQMLQSAKWYHEVNEHKPCPLPHVMQLDARYRVLYQMYREMKQEKPELGIDPIYALQWKRTDKLYEIWGFVQLVNAIKELEFNPINGWIYSGAFNQQKNLIPNLNGGTTITFRNEKLILKLTYDGKIPYQRQDTDPLSEPLYISSNNNRPDSRLDVYEEDIYIGSLIIDFKYRSKRSVWDLGIVNTSHKSKTMSQLLSYGSSCKSIHLYGANNGITHNNPIQEVWAIYPSQYNSNHPIEDYEDHHLRLIKLSPIHNKDYLKTAFQEVITKLISRRNK
- a CDS encoding LacI family DNA-binding transcriptional regulator, producing the protein MEGKANIQDVARRANVSIATVSRVINNQGGVRKVTEEKILKAIQELGYIRNAAARTMKSKDTKTIGVIVPDISNPFFPLVMAGIEQKAREKGYFAILSSTNESPVVEEEILKNFIERGVDGVIITTANENGDHLKQLHEQGIPMVAVDRSIQSYDVDTVLVDNVKGSYQAVQHMILQGHEKIAIICGPQNTTPGRERFIGYKKALEDYNLKLDERYIFQGDFGERSGYQAAHEFYSQNDRPTAIFSSNNLMTTGCVKAIGDLDWKLGEEISFFGFDDVDIATFLNPKLSVVSRPMNAVGEIAFQLLHERIHFKGEMPKREYNLSPELIIRDSSRLRFPKGAHTGQSLKK
- the fucP gene encoding L-fucose:H+ symporter permease — translated: MKNNQLIQLPDGYLNRTPIFQFILVSMLFPLWAVAASLNDILIAQFKHVFELSDFASAFVQSAFYGGYFLVAIPASMVIKKMSYKFAIMTGLLFYIVGCSLFYPASHMGTYTMFLFAIFAIAIGLSFLETAANTYSSMIGPRQYSILRLNISQTFYPLGSIAGILLGKYLVFQEGASLESQMAKMSPAEAQAFGLKMLQHTLEPYKYIIFVLIAMFVLFALTKFPICKPVANRAKSAEKAPGIGQTLKYLAGNKRFKKGIAAQFLYVGMQVAVWSFTIRLALDLNPDFNERTASNFMVYSFAGFFVGKFIANFLMARFSSSKVLFGYSILGSAMLAYVILVPNMTAVYAAIVVSMLFGPCWATIYAETLEVVDKKYTETAGAILVMSIVGGAVIPALQGYASDAFGSMQTAFLVSMACFVYVGIYFFGEMKKQKSGVKKTDETIEVAQ
- a CDS encoding aldose 1-epimerase family protein yields the protein MLEMRGTIELQREFFKESKKVIYRDHEFTASLFRYPSGVEAIELTNSRGRMVVLPYMGQIIWDLEFDGTDLKMKNMFSQPKKVNAIVDTYGCFAFHSGLIANGCPGPDDDHELHGEMACAEMDRAWLEISEEGISVCGETEYVKGFGHHYLASPSVKMMKENSFIEMNMKVKNLSGSGMPLQYMCHTNYAYVDGAEMKQSIPDDCLVLRESIPAHVKPTEQWLAYNKKLLSGEETLNVLNKPEMYDPEIVFFADKLDAYGEEAEFEMTSPDGTSFFTKFSTAELNHATRWLLHNSDQQVGAFVLPATCRPEGFLAAEKAGTLITLGAGEERSFTVVTGKK
- the rbsK gene encoding ribokinase — protein: MDIAVIGSNMVDLISYIDKMPKEGETLEAPDFEIGCGGKGANQAVAAAKLGSNVMMVTKVGDDLFADNTINNLEKYGIDTEFTVKVPGTSSGVAPIFVDPESKNRILIIKGANQHLSPEDVDGAAEKLKQCSLIVLQLEVPLPTVYRAIEFGNEHGIPVILNPAPASKELDFEYVCKSDFFIPNESELEILTDMPVDTDDQIRVAAMTLIERGVKNVIVTMGSRGVMWVTKDDVQTVASHKVDAIDTTGAGDAFIGCFSHYFVQSGDVLEAMKKATAFAALSVMKRGTQTSYPGLEEVEEFLKERV
- a CDS encoding VOC family protein, translating into MGRLVHFEIHVSDMDRAKKFYGEVFGWSFQDWSEYAGMPYFGAVTGDEREPGINGALMQRQSASPEINQALNGFACTMGVEDYDSTEAKIMENGGKVAMPKYALPGMAWQGYYIDTEGNIFGIHQPDENAK
- a CDS encoding branched-chain amino acid transport system II carrier protein; its protein translation is MGGLQAFGLKLEPVQTMTDFLPLSSVGLGWVVPALVGTAAGLD